Proteins from one Clostridia bacterium genomic window:
- the secF gene encoding protein translocase subunit SecF has protein sequence MLNIVKNRFIYYSISAVIILIGVVMAFVNGGFNLDVEFAGGTEIYVELGEKFDANAMQKAVDAVTAKNAKVQTVDGTNASIKLAEISDAEITAIRDVLVKDFGADEKAISENTISETVGSELKKNALVGALIAVVLMLIYIWIRFELLSGLAAVCALIHDVLIMISAYAILQIPVDTSMIAAILTILGYSINATIVLFDRVRETTRLKPKMAFETVVKDSVKDTMGRSINTTVTTLIVLAVLWILGVDSIRTFTLPIIVGVVAGFYSSVFLSGNFWIMFKKLRKDKNVVAQD, from the coding sequence ATGTTGAATATCGTTAAAAACAGATTTATCTATTATTCCATTTCGGCCGTAATTATTTTAATCGGTGTAGTTATGGCTTTTGTAAACGGTGGCTTCAACTTAGACGTTGAATTTGCCGGCGGTACAGAAATTTATGTTGAATTGGGCGAAAAATTCGATGCCAATGCAATGCAGAAAGCAGTGGATGCTGTAACAGCAAAAAATGCGAAAGTACAGACCGTTGACGGCACAAACGCATCCATTAAGCTTGCTGAAATTTCCGATGCGGAAATCACTGCAATCCGTGACGTTTTGGTTAAGGATTTCGGTGCGGACGAAAAAGCAATTTCCGAGAACACCATCAGCGAAACTGTTGGTAGTGAATTGAAGAAAAATGCTTTGGTTGGTGCATTGATTGCGGTTGTACTGATGCTCATTTACATCTGGATTCGTTTCGAACTGTTATCGGGTCTTGCTGCAGTTTGTGCCTTGATTCATGACGTTTTGATTATGATTTCCGCGTATGCAATTCTCCAGATTCCGGTTGACACCAGCATGATTGCGGCAATCCTGACTATCTTGGGTTATTCCATTAACGCAACTATTGTTTTGTTCGACCGTGTTCGTGAAACCACAAGATTGAAGCCGAAAATGGCATTTGAAACAGTTGTCAAAGATTCTGTAAAGGATACTATGGGTCGTTCCATCAATACTACTGTTACAACCCTTATCGTTTTGGCTGTACTTTGGATTTTGGGCGTTGACTCCATCAGAACTTTCACATTGCCGATTATTGTAGGCGTTGTTGCTGGTTTCTATTCTTCTGTATTCCTTTCGGGCAACTTCTGGATTATGTTCAAGAAGCTCCGCAAGGACAAGAATGTTGTTGCACAGGACTGA
- the secD gene encoding protein translocase subunit SecD codes for MGKSIAKLLVVLLLIAALLAVAFVDFTLMGYDNYGAFNKEHGVKRGLDLTGGASLTFEADAESATAEEMNTVVKVMRNRLDRLNYTEANVSKQGDKRVYIEIPDVANPDEAKALLGQTAQLTFCDADEKVVMTGKEVKSAKKMYGQYNEMGATGNYIELKLTQEGVKAFSEATAAAAARTDGKNYIAIKLDDEVISAPFVETAITDDTCIITGDFTAEAAENLASLISAGQLPFNLNLIETRTVGPTLGANALESSMKAAAIGILIVLIFMIIMYRIPGLAASIALCAYVAILAFVMGHLHLNLTLPGFAGIILSVGMAVDANVVIFERIKEEIKLGKTIRAAVGAGFKRAFTAIIDSNITTLIAAAVLYFFGTGTIKGFATTLGLGIIVSMFTAIVITKFILNQLVGICGTNKVLYGGKKNKEAE; via the coding sequence ATGGGTAAGAGTATAGCAAAACTGTTGGTTGTATTGCTCTTGATTGCCGCACTTTTAGCTGTTGCATTCGTAGACTTTACACTGATGGGCTATGACAATTACGGTGCTTTCAACAAAGAGCACGGCGTAAAAAGAGGTTTGGACTTAACAGGCGGTGCATCGCTCACATTTGAAGCGGATGCAGAAAGCGCAACTGCAGAAGAAATGAACACAGTTGTAAAAGTTATGAGAAACCGTCTGGACAGATTAAACTACACAGAAGCAAACGTGTCTAAGCAAGGGGACAAGCGTGTATATATCGAAATCCCTGATGTAGCAAACCCGGATGAAGCGAAAGCGCTTTTGGGTCAGACTGCACAGCTCACGTTCTGCGATGCAGATGAAAAGGTTGTTATGACCGGTAAAGAAGTTAAGTCTGCAAAGAAGATGTACGGTCAGTACAACGAAATGGGCGCGACCGGTAACTACATTGAATTAAAGCTTACACAAGAAGGCGTAAAAGCATTTTCTGAAGCAACTGCAGCAGCGGCTGCAAGAACCGACGGCAAAAACTACATCGCAATCAAACTGGACGATGAAGTCATTTCCGCTCCGTTTGTTGAAACCGCAATTACCGATGATACTTGTATCATCACAGGCGATTTTACTGCTGAAGCTGCTGAAAACTTAGCAAGTCTTATTTCTGCAGGTCAGTTGCCCTTTAACCTGAATCTGATTGAAACACGTACTGTTGGACCTACTTTGGGTGCAAATGCTTTGGAATCTTCCATGAAAGCAGCTGCAATCGGTATTTTAATCGTGTTGATTTTCATGATTATCATGTATCGCATTCCCGGCTTAGCAGCAAGCATTGCCCTTTGTGCGTATGTTGCAATCTTAGCATTTGTTATGGGTCACTTGCATTTAAACCTCACACTTCCGGGTTTTGCAGGTATTATCCTGTCCGTAGGTATGGCGGTTGACGCAAACGTTGTCATCTTCGAAAGAATCAAAGAAGAAATTAAGCTTGGAAAAACTATTCGTGCGGCTGTAGGTGCAGGCTTTAAGAGAGCTTTTACTGCAATTATCGACTCGAATATCACAACCCTTATTGCAGCGGCTGTACTGTACTTCTTCGGTACAGGTACCATTAAAGGCTTTGCGACAACATTGGGCTTAGGTATTATTGTCAGCATGTTCACAGCAATTGTAATCACAAAATTCATTTTGAACCAGTTGGTTGGTATCTGCGGTACAAACAAGGTTTTGTATGGCGGTAAGAAAAATAAGGAGGCTGAATAA
- a CDS encoding YigZ family protein produces MADSYYTVEKQATGELTEKRSRFIATVLPVQTQEEAMQYIDALRSKYWDARHNVYAYTLLDGQVKRYSDDGEPQGTAGVPVLNILEKMELQNTLVVVTRYFGGILLGTGGLVRAYSQTAKLGIEQAGVVKRCLCNEIKITCDYNLLGKVQKFIEKNEIKLKEISYADSVFVSVYQKIEETDKLVAQITELTDAKATCETVGEAYIDF; encoded by the coding sequence ATGGCGGATTCCTATTATACAGTTGAAAAGCAGGCAACGGGAGAGCTTACTGAAAAGCGCTCCCGGTTTATTGCCACCGTTCTTCCGGTACAGACGCAGGAAGAGGCAATGCAATACATTGATGCATTGCGTTCTAAATACTGGGATGCAAGGCATAATGTTTATGCCTATACATTGCTTGACGGACAGGTTAAGCGTTATTCGGATGACGGTGAACCGCAGGGTACGGCAGGGGTTCCGGTTCTGAATATACTTGAAAAAATGGAATTGCAGAATACATTGGTGGTGGTAACCCGATACTTTGGTGGTATTCTGCTTGGTACAGGCGGATTGGTGCGGGCTTATTCGCAAACCGCAAAGCTTGGAATTGAACAGGCAGGTGTAGTCAAGCGCTGTCTTTGTAATGAAATCAAAATTACCTGTGACTATAATCTGCTCGGAAAAGTACAGAAGTTTATTGAAAAAAATGAAATAAAGCTGAAAGAAATTTCTTATGCCGATTCGGTTTTTGTATCTGTTTATCAGAAAATTGAAGAAACGGACAAGCTGGTCGCACAAATCACCGAGCTTACCGATGCAAAGGCAACCTGTGAAACGGTGGGAGAGGCATACATCGACTTTTGA
- a CDS encoding thiamine diphosphokinase, with product MKVLIVLNGELESAEFLKRLASQADYIICADGGYDKAKTAGILPDLLLGDMDSVVAKDYHGKILKYPAEKDWTDCELALQTATEMGATEITVTCALGGRCDHQMANLYVLSMFNQARICEPSVSVYACESKTEISGKGKTFSLLPLSDAVISIAGAKYPTEKALFKVGSSFGISNEMTEDVTRIVVHSGKCLLFVNEL from the coding sequence ATGAAAGTTTTAATTGTTTTAAACGGAGAGTTGGAGTCTGCGGAATTTTTAAAAAGGCTTGCAAGTCAAGCGGATTATATTATTTGCGCGGACGGCGGATATGACAAGGCAAAAACGGCAGGTATACTGCCCGATTTGCTTTTGGGAGACATGGATTCTGTTGTTGCAAAGGATTATCACGGAAAAATATTAAAATATCCTGCTGAAAAGGACTGGACCGACTGTGAGCTTGCTTTACAGACCGCAACCGAAATGGGCGCAACCGAAATTACGGTTACCTGTGCCTTAGGGGGCAGATGTGACCATCAGATGGCAAACCTTTATGTGTTGTCTATGTTTAATCAGGCACGCATCTGCGAGCCGTCCGTCTCTGTTTATGCTTGTGAAAGCAAAACAGAGATTTCGGGAAAGGGTAAAACTTTTAGTTTGCTACCCTTGTCAGATGCGGTTATCTCAATCGCAGGCGCGAAATATCCCACAGAAAAAGCACTTTTCAAGGTAGGGAGCAGTTTCGGAATCAGCAACGAAATGACGGAGGATGTCACTCGTATTGTTGTGCACAGCGGTAAGTGCTTACTTTTTGTCAATGAATTGTAG
- the rpe gene encoding ribulose-phosphate 3-epimerase: MNKKIIAPSILSSDFAKLAEQARMVVDGGAEYLHIDVMDGHFVPNITLGPVVVSSLRPYTKAVFDVHLMIENPEKYVDAFADAGADIIVIHLESTKCPDKVLDRIHAKGIKAGLTVKPGTPVEDMLPFMDKVDMALIMTVEPGFGGQGMIEECLEKVKFLREHYPDLDIEVDGGVKTSNIDKVYEAGANVIVAGSAVFLSDDPAKVIAEMLSK; the protein is encoded by the coding sequence ATGAATAAGAAAATCATTGCCCCCTCGATTTTATCGTCGGATTTTGCAAAGCTTGCCGAGCAGGCGCGAATGGTGGTTGACGGCGGTGCGGAATATCTGCACATCGATGTAATGGATGGTCACTTTGTGCCGAATATTACATTAGGTCCTGTGGTGGTTTCTAGTCTCAGACCCTATACAAAGGCAGTTTTTGATGTGCATCTGATGATTGAAAATCCCGAAAAATACGTGGATGCCTTTGCAGATGCCGGTGCAGATATTATTGTGATTCATTTGGAATCCACAAAATGTCCCGACAAAGTTTTGGATAGGATTCATGCAAAAGGTATAAAAGCCGGACTGACCGTAAAACCCGGTACGCCTGTTGAAGATATGCTCCCCTTTATGGATAAGGTGGATATGGCTCTGATTATGACGGTTGAACCGGGCTTTGGCGGACAAGGCATGATTGAAGAATGTCTTGAAAAGGTTAAATTCCTTCGGGAACACTATCCTGATTTAGATATTGAAGTGGACGGTGGTGTTAAAACTTCCAATATCGACAAGGTGTATGAAGCGGGTGCGAATGTCATTGTGGCAGGCAGTGCTGTCTTTTTAAGTGATGATCCGGCAAAGGTTATTGCCGAAATGTTGAGCAAATGA
- the rsgA gene encoding ribosome small subunit-dependent GTPase A, which produces MDLMEGIIIQGVGGLYRIMLQDNLIVEAIARGRIKKEGVKPVIGDRVCLEKEADSFAITRVLERKNALIRPAVANIDQMITVIAAAEPDPNFKQTDKLLTLLEHKGLDIILCINKTDLNDGKAFGSVYEKAGYKVIYASGTEKCGVERLKEIMKGKITAFSGCSGVGKSSLINAIEPDLQLETGEVGKIKRGRHTTTHARLIPLSFGGFIADTPGFSVVDISEIPKEELYTCFKEMRDLASDCRFMGCAHINEPDCAVRQAVDSGKIPKERYESYVSFYEELASIYKY; this is translated from the coding sequence GTGGATTTAATGGAAGGTATTATTATTCAGGGCGTCGGCGGATTGTATCGGATTATGCTTCAGGATAATTTGATAGTTGAAGCCATTGCCCGTGGCAGAATTAAAAAAGAAGGCGTAAAGCCTGTTATCGGTGATAGAGTTTGTCTGGAAAAAGAGGCAGACTCTTTTGCCATTACAAGGGTTTTGGAACGGAAAAATGCGTTAATCCGACCCGCGGTTGCAAACATTGACCAGATGATTACGGTAATTGCTGCCGCTGAGCCTGACCCAAATTTTAAACAGACAGATAAGCTTTTGACGCTTTTGGAACATAAAGGGTTGGACATCATTTTATGTATCAATAAAACGGATTTGAATGATGGAAAAGCATTTGGCTCGGTTTACGAAAAAGCAGGGTACAAAGTGATTTATGCCAGCGGAACAGAAAAGTGCGGTGTGGAACGGCTTAAAGAAATTATGAAAGGCAAAATTACTGCGTTTTCCGGATGCTCAGGCGTCGGGAAATCTAGTCTGATCAATGCCATTGAACCTGATTTACAGCTCGAAACGGGTGAGGTCGGGAAAATTAAGCGCGGAAGACATACCACAACACATGCACGGCTCATTCCGCTTTCGTTTGGTGGGTTTATTGCAGATACACCGGGATTTAGTGTGGTGGATATCAGCGAAATTCCCAAAGAAGAACTTTATACCTGCTTCAAGGAAATGCGAGATTTGGCATCAGATTGCCGTTTTATGGGTTGTGCACATATCAATGAGCCGGATTGTGCTGTCCGTCAGGCGGTTGATTCGGGAAAGATTCCCAAAGAACGTTATGAAAGTTATGTTTCTTTTTACGAAGAACTGGCATCTATCTATAAATATTGA
- the pknB gene encoding Stk1 family PASTA domain-containing Ser/Thr kinase: protein MVGKLLGQRYELLELIGKGGMADVYKARCTLLNRNVAIKILREEFKNDEDFLKRFNVESQAAAGLSHNNIVSVYDVGVQGEMHYIVMEYVEGITLKEYLNKHGRLSWEKAVHFACQIASGLQHAHRKGIVHRDIKPQNILVTKDETLKVTDFGIARAVSTVTMKVDDSSMGTVHYCSPEQARGGYTDEKSDIYSLGVVLYEMVTGKLPFEGESSVSVALKHIQEEVRSPREFVPDLPEALENIILHAMKKEQAERYANVSEMFIELNMLKQGKNYTVPTVEEEPSGETKIFSPKEVKEAAEALKKVDNKKKETTRKKGKATKEDKIATWAGIGTALLLVVILAVFLVQGVAPSVCSDKQSSDIEVPNLVGYDFEKAKEAYPNLNIIKDDEAFSDEYEAGEIISQKTKAGMNVKTSYPIYVVVSRGAKTITVPNAVGRNYRSIEKQLDKLGIVYITELVRSEDVPENEVISIDPEAGTEVIADEDIITLTVSAGVAGETYTYSSKDKPEEEEEKEGEEGEEQENGEAGTEQNGNTDEPANPGTEQVPSTSNPTPTPEPTPAPTPTPEPTPTPEPTPAPAPAPSQSGTVDDSWI, encoded by the coding sequence ATGGTAGGAAAGCTTCTTGGACAGAGATACGAGTTGCTGGAATTAATCGGTAAAGGTGGTATGGCAGATGTTTACAAAGCCAGATGTACGCTTCTGAACCGAAATGTGGCAATAAAAATCTTGCGTGAAGAATTTAAAAATGATGAAGATTTTTTAAAGAGATTCAATGTTGAATCCCAGGCAGCAGCAGGACTTTCGCATAACAACATTGTTTCGGTTTACGATGTAGGTGTGCAGGGAGAAATGCACTATATTGTGATGGAATATGTAGAAGGCATTACCCTTAAAGAGTATCTGAATAAGCACGGTCGCTTAAGCTGGGAAAAGGCAGTGCACTTTGCCTGTCAGATTGCATCCGGCTTACAGCACGCACATCGTAAAGGTATTGTGCACAGAGATATAAAGCCTCAGAACATTCTGGTTACAAAAGATGAAACATTAAAGGTTACCGATTTTGGTATTGCCAGAGCGGTTTCAACAGTAACCATGAAGGTGGACGACAGCTCCATGGGTACGGTGCATTATTGCTCTCCCGAGCAGGCGCGTGGCGGTTACACGGATGAAAAGTCCGATATTTATTCGTTGGGTGTCGTGCTGTATGAAATGGTGACCGGCAAATTACCTTTCGAAGGTGAGTCTTCTGTATCGGTGGCACTAAAGCATATTCAGGAGGAGGTTCGTTCTCCCAGAGAATTTGTGCCGGACTTGCCGGAAGCATTGGAAAATATCATTTTGCATGCCATGAAAAAGGAACAGGCAGAGCGTTATGCAAATGTCAGTGAAATGTTTATTGAATTGAATATGTTGAAACAAGGAAAGAATTACACAGTGCCGACTGTGGAGGAGGAACCCTCGGGTGAAACCAAAATTTTCTCTCCTAAAGAGGTAAAAGAAGCAGCGGAGGCGTTGAAAAAAGTGGATAACAAGAAAAAAGAAACAACCCGTAAAAAGGGTAAGGCTACAAAAGAAGATAAAATTGCAACCTGGGCAGGTATAGGCACAGCATTGTTGTTGGTTGTGATTCTTGCGGTGTTCCTTGTACAAGGTGTTGCACCGAGTGTTTGCAGTGACAAACAAAGTTCTGACATTGAAGTGCCGAATCTTGTTGGTTATGATTTTGAAAAAGCGAAGGAAGCTTATCCAAACCTGAATATTATCAAAGATGACGAAGCTTTTTCTGATGAATACGAAGCCGGCGAAATTATTTCACAGAAGACAAAGGCGGGCATGAATGTAAAAACCTCTTACCCGATTTATGTAGTGGTAAGCCGTGGCGCGAAGACTATTACCGTTCCGAATGCTGTTGGCAGAAACTATCGTTCTATTGAAAAACAGCTGGATAAATTGGGCATTGTGTATATTACCGAATTGGTAAGAAGTGAAGACGTTCCGGAAAATGAGGTTATCTCTATTGATCCGGAGGCAGGCACCGAGGTGATTGCAGACGAGGACATTATCACACTGACCGTAAGTGCCGGTGTTGCCGGTGAAACCTATACCTACAGCAGTAAGGATAAGCCGGAGGAAGAAGAGGAAAAAGAGGGCGAAGAAGGAGAAGAGCAGGAAAATGGTGAAGCCGGAACAGAGCAGAATGGCAATACAGATGAACCGGCTAATCCCGGTACCGAACAGGTACCTTCAACATCTAATCCGACTCCGACTCCCGAGCCGACTCCTGCACCCACTCCGACACCTGAACCGACCCCGACTCCCGAACCTACACCTGCTCCGGCACCCGCACCTTCACAGAGTGGTACGGTGGATGATTCGTGGATTTAA
- a CDS encoding Stp1/IreP family PP2C-type Ser/Thr phosphatase codes for MHIAGRTDVGQVRTHNEDNYCVGANFAVVADGMGGHNKGEVASSMVVELLEAAFSKDAFKASAQSIKKIIRDVNRAVYKQSLSESTYNGMGTTLVACIWNQNTVYVANIGDSRCYQITDEGILQITKDHTLIQKLLDDGQITKEEALHSPNRHVITKAIGTNKEEEADVAEIQLKENMKVFLCSDGLSNHVSDEKILEIVSQSADVDEAVERLVDNANSNGGTDNITAVLIQF; via the coding sequence ATGCATATTGCAGGCAGGACAGATGTCGGACAGGTCCGAACGCACAACGAAGACAATTACTGCGTGGGTGCAAACTTTGCGGTGGTTGCGGATGGTATGGGCGGACATAATAAAGGGGAAGTGGCTAGCAGTATGGTGGTAGAACTTCTGGAAGCTGCCTTCTCGAAGGACGCATTCAAAGCATCTGCACAAAGTATAAAAAAAATTATTCGTGATGTTAACAGAGCGGTGTACAAGCAGTCGCTGAGTGAAAGCACATATAACGGTATGGGTACAACGCTTGTTGCTTGTATCTGGAATCAGAATACGGTTTATGTCGCAAACATCGGAGACAGCCGATGCTATCAGATTACAGATGAGGGTATTTTGCAAATTACGAAAGACCATACACTGATTCAAAAATTATTGGATGACGGACAAATTACGAAAGAAGAAGCGTTGCATTCTCCAAACCGTCATGTAATTACAAAAGCCATTGGCACAAATAAGGAAGAAGAGGCAGATGTGGCTGAGATTCAGTTGAAGGAAAACATGAAGGTTTTCCTTTGCAGTGACGGTTTAAGTAACCATGTTTCTGACGAAAAAATATTGGAAATCGTATCCCAAAGTGCGGATGTGGACGAAGCGGTTGAACGGCTTGTGGACAACGCAAATTCAAACGGCGGTACGGATAATATAACAGCAGTTTTGATTCAGTTTTGA
- the rlmN gene encoding 23S rRNA (adenine(2503)-C(2))-methyltransferase RlmN — protein MGKVRLKDLTFDQLTEYLCSLGLSKFRGRQVFEWLYRGVTSFDEMTNLSKDLRAQLDELCEITTLEVVTKQVSSDGTIKYLFRLMDGETVESVLMDYKYGHPICISTQVGCNMGCKFCASTIGGKVRDLTAGEIIDQILFAQKDSGEQVSNIVLMGIGEPMDNYEAVTTFIRNVNHFAGLNIGARHISLSTCGLVDGIRRLADEGIPVTLSVSLHAPNNELRSSLMPVNRKYPIEELMQAIRDYIEKTNRRVTFEYSLIEGVNDNKEQAFELVKLTKGMLAHINLIPVNQVKGKTYVKSNPERVQAFRDILEQNGLTTTVRRELGSDIEASCGQLRRENSRKQDA, from the coding sequence ATGGGAAAAGTCAGATTAAAAGATTTAACATTTGATCAGCTAACTGAATATTTATGTTCTCTGGGTCTGTCTAAGTTCCGTGGCAGACAGGTTTTCGAGTGGTTGTACAGAGGCGTCACTTCCTTTGATGAAATGACAAATCTCTCAAAGGATTTACGGGCACAGCTTGACGAATTGTGTGAAATCACAACCCTTGAGGTAGTCACAAAGCAGGTTTCGTCAGACGGAACGATAAAATATCTGTTCCGCCTGATGGACGGGGAAACCGTTGAGAGTGTTCTGATGGATTATAAGTACGGACATCCTATTTGCATCTCCACGCAGGTGGGCTGCAATATGGGATGTAAGTTTTGCGCATCCACCATCGGCGGTAAGGTCAGAGATCTGACAGCAGGTGAAATCATAGACCAAATTTTGTTTGCACAAAAGGATAGTGGCGAGCAGGTGTCGAATATTGTACTTATGGGCATCGGAGAACCGATGGACAATTACGAAGCGGTGACCACTTTTATTCGCAATGTAAACCACTTTGCCGGCTTAAATATTGGTGCAAGACACATTTCACTTTCGACCTGCGGACTGGTTGACGGTATCCGCAGACTTGCAGATGAAGGAATTCCGGTTACCCTTTCGGTTTCTTTGCATGCACCGAATAACGAATTACGTTCTTCGCTGATGCCGGTCAACCGGAAGTATCCCATTGAGGAACTGATGCAGGCGATTCGGGACTACATAGAAAAAACGAACAGACGTGTTACCTTTGAATACTCTTTAATAGAGGGTGTAAATGATAATAAGGAGCAGGCTTTTGAACTGGTAAAGCTTACAAAAGGAATGCTGGCGCATATTAATCTGATTCCGGTTAATCAGGTCAAGGGTAAAACATATGTAAAAAGTAATCCGGAGAGAGTACAGGCTTTTCGGGATATATTAGAGCAAAACGGATTGACTACCACGGTCAGAAGAGAGCTTGGTAGCGATATAGAAGCCTCTTGCGGACAGCTGCGACGTGAGAACAGCAGAAAGCAGGATGCTTGA
- the rsmB gene encoding 16S rRNA (cytosine(967)-C(5))-methyltransferase RsmB has product MNAREKAVLILAQIDKEKSYVGLVLKHALSDVPDAREKRLVTELVYGSVRYKKRLDYIRDVFSNIKVSKLHPLTVQILRITLYQILYLEKIPESAACNEAVALTKKLVNAGAAKFVNGLIRTVIRQKDNLPCPETEIEALGMETSFPKSILDIWICDYGLEQAKQIARQSNIPKKTAYRINKLKAGADFVMPDEPESPQNEKLFQQGVLTVQDMGSRYAVEALAPKKGAKVLDLCAAPGGKSCYMAELMGNTGEIIACDIHEHRLKLIEETANRLGVQIVSAVLNDGTVYRAEWEQSFDFVLADVPCSGLGVISGKPDIKWRKQDYNTLCALQFDILNQAMRYVKPGGRLVYSTCTVHKAENDCVVERALKAHPEFEMEEAPVQLFPTETHDGFYICKMKKR; this is encoded by the coding sequence ATGAATGCACGGGAAAAAGCAGTGCTGATTTTAGCACAGATTGATAAAGAAAAAAGTTATGTGGGTCTGGTTTTAAAGCATGCGTTATCGGATGTTCCGGATGCGCGGGAAAAGAGGCTTGTAACCGAGTTGGTTTACGGCTCTGTCCGCTATAAAAAACGTCTGGATTATATTCGGGATGTTTTTTCGAATATCAAGGTATCCAAATTACATCCTTTAACGGTACAGATTCTTCGCATTACGTTGTATCAGATTCTGTATTTGGAGAAAATTCCGGAATCTGCGGCTTGCAATGAAGCGGTTGCACTGACTAAAAAGCTGGTGAATGCCGGCGCGGCAAAATTTGTTAACGGACTGATACGGACGGTAATTCGTCAAAAAGACAACCTGCCTTGTCCCGAAACAGAGATTGAAGCTTTGGGGATGGAAACCTCCTTTCCGAAAAGCATTTTAGATATCTGGATTTGTGATTACGGCTTAGAACAGGCGAAACAAATTGCAAGACAGTCCAATATTCCGAAAAAAACGGCGTACCGTATAAATAAGTTGAAGGCGGGCGCAGATTTTGTGATGCCCGATGAACCGGAATCACCGCAAAATGAAAAACTATTTCAGCAGGGCGTTTTAACTGTTCAGGATATGGGCTCGCGGTATGCGGTAGAAGCACTTGCACCAAAAAAAGGCGCAAAGGTACTGGATTTATGTGCAGCACCCGGCGGAAAAAGCTGTTATATGGCAGAATTGATGGGAAATACGGGTGAAATTATCGCCTGCGATATACATGAGCACAGACTGAAACTGATTGAAGAAACTGCCAATCGTCTGGGTGTACAAATCGTTTCTGCTGTTTTGAATGACGGTACGGTTTACCGTGCCGAATGGGAACAAAGCTTTGATTTTGTACTGGCAGATGTTCCTTGCTCCGGGCTGGGGGTTATCTCCGGAAAACCGGACATTAAATGGCGCAAGCAGGATTACAATACATTATGTGCATTGCAGTTTGATATTTTAAATCAGGCTATGCGCTATGTCAAGCCGGGCGGGCGATTGGTTTACAGTACCTGCACGGTACATAAAGCGGAAAACGACTGTGTGGTGGAAAGGGCGCTAAAGGCACATCCTGAATTTGAGATGGAGGAGGCACCTGTTCAGCTTTTTCCAACAGAAACACATGATGGATTCTATATTTGCAAAATGAAAAAGAGGTAG
- a CDS encoding zinc metallopeptidase has protein sequence MWYIDYSYIVFVLPAILLAMWAQMKVNSTFKKYSNVFSARGITGADVAQRLLGAYGIHNVSVERVAGNLTDHFDPRTNVIRLSDSVYGSNSVAAIGVAAHETGHAIQHHLGYKPIKLRNAFVPITNIGSHLAIPLVILGLILSFPGLAYFGIILFSAVVLFQLITLPVEFDASHRAIKVLDEQGILENEELKGARKVLSAAAMTYVAAAAVAIGNLLRLLSIVGNRRD, from the coding sequence ATGTGGTATATAGATTACTCTTACATTGTTTTTGTATTGCCGGCAATTTTGCTTGCAATGTGGGCACAAATGAAGGTGAACAGCACATTTAAGAAATACAGCAATGTTTTCTCGGCGCGTGGAATTACGGGTGCAGATGTGGCGCAAAGACTGCTTGGCGCATATGGGATTCATAACGTAAGTGTAGAGCGCGTAGCAGGCAATTTAACCGATCATTTTGATCCGCGCACCAATGTTATCCGTCTGTCTGATTCTGTGTACGGCTCTAATTCTGTAGCGGCAATCGGTGTTGCGGCACATGAAACGGGACATGCGATACAGCATCATCTCGGGTACAAACCCATTAAGCTTCGGAATGCCTTTGTACCGATAACCAATATCGGTTCGCACCTGGCAATTCCGCTGGTTATTTTAGGACTTATCTTATCTTTCCCGGGACTTGCATATTTTGGAATCATTTTATTCTCGGCGGTGGTACTGTTTCAGCTGATTACCTTACCTGTGGAGTTTGATGCAAGTCATCGTGCCATTAAAGTTTTAGACGAACAGGGAATACTGGAAAACGAAGAACTGAAGGGTGCAAGAAAGGTTCTTTCAGCAGCGGCGATGACCTATGTGGCGGCAGCAGCTGTTGCAATCGGTAATTTGCTTCGTTTACTTTCGATTGTAGGAAACAGAAGAGATTAA